The nucleotide window TGTCGCCATGTGCGTGAACGACCTGGTGGTGCAGGGCGCGGAGCCGCTGCTGTTTCTCGACTATTTCGCCACCGGCCGGCTGGCGCCGGAGGTGGGGGCCCATATCGTCGCCGGCATCGCCCGCGCCTGCAAGGAGGCAGGCTGCGCCCTCATCGGCGGCGAGACCGCCGAGATGCCGGGCATGTACAAGGACGGCGACTACGATCTCGCCGGCTTTTCCCTCGGCGCGGTGGAACGCGGCGACCTGCTGCCCCGCAAGGATGTGGCGCCGGGCGACGTGATCCTCGGCCTTGCCTCCGCCGGGGTGCATTCCAACGGCTATTCGCTGGTGCGCCGCGTGGTCGAGCGTTCGGGCCTGGCCTGGTCCGACGCCGCACCGTTCGAGGCGGGCCAGACGCTGGGCGCGGCCCTTCTCACCCCGACCCGGCTCTATGTGAAGAGCGTGCTGTCGGTGATCCGCTCCACCGGCTCGGTGAAGGCGCTGGCCCACATCACCGGCGGCGGCATCACCGAGAATTTGCCGCGGGTGCTGCCCAAGGGCACGCTGGCCCGCATCGACCTCACCAATCTCATGGTGCCGCCGGTGTTCCGCTGGCTCGCCACCGTGGGCGCCGTGGCACCGGAGGAGATGCTGCGCGCCTTCAACTGCGGCGTCGGCATGGCCGTGGTGGTGCC belongs to Xanthobacter autotrophicus Py2 and includes:
- a CDS encoding phosphoribosylformylglycinamidine cyclo-ligase (TIGRFAM: phosphoribosylformylglycinamidine cyclo-ligase~PFAM: AIR synthase related protein; AIR synthase related protein domain protein~KEGG: bja:blr4125 5'-phosphoribosyl-5-aminoimidazole synthetase), coding for MAQDGLSYRDAGVDIDAGNRLVDLIKPLVKATARPGADADIGGFGGVFDLKAAGFADPLLIATTDGVGTKLKIAIDTGVHDTIGIDLVAMCVNDLVVQGAEPLLFLDYFATGRLAPEVGAHIVAGIARACKEAGCALIGGETAEMPGMYKDGDYDLAGFSLGAVERGDLLPRKDVAPGDVILGLASAGVHSNGYSLVRRVVERSGLAWSDAAPFEAGQTLGAALLTPTRLYVKSVLSVIRSTGSVKALAHITGGGITENLPRVLPKGTLARIDLTNLMVPPVFRWLATVGAVAPEEMLRAFNCGVGMAVVVPAEEEETVADAFADAGECVIRLGVIEPGEGPAHVAYEGTTDFGFAS